CAAACCCTTATTTCCTAATATATCAGATAAATTTGATGATGTGATTAGTATTCTTTATGCTAAAGATGAAGTAATTAACATTGAAAGATTACCAGACGAAATAAACATTCCAGGATTTAGAACGTATGGTCCTGTACCTTCGGCAGATAATAAAGGATTGTATTTTTGCTCACTAAACAGACCAGATGGGTTTGGTTATGAAGATATTTATTATTCACAATTTGCAAATAATAAGTGGCAAGAAAGTAAAAATTTAGGTGGGATAATTAATGATGATGGCTTTAATTATCCGAGTGGTATTTCTTCTGATGGAAATACTTTATACATGTTAAACTCTGGCAGAAACGCTGTCCTCAATATGGAAACTCACAAACAGCGAACAGTAAGTTGGAGCAATCCAAATGAAATTAAAGAAGTCTATTCTGATTATTGGCAATGTGATTTGATAGTTTCTTCTGACGGGAAAACACTTTTTTTTGCTAGTGATAGATTAGGAAATATTGGAGATTTACATAGAAAAGATACTCCTTATCACGGTCATATATGGGGTAATATAGATATTTATGTATGCACTAAAAAACCTGATGGAACATGGAGCGAACCAATAAATTTAGGTAAGAACATTAATACACATTTTGCAGAACGTTCACCTTTTCTTCATCCAGATGGGAAAACATTTTATTTCTCTAGTGATGGACATGCTGGGCTTGGTAGGTTGGATGTTTTTAAGTGTACTAGGCTTAATGATACTTCTTGGACCGATTGGAGTAAACCTGTTAATTTAGGTAAAGAAGTAAATACTTCTGGTGATGATTGGGGGTATAAAATATCTACAACTGGCGACAAAGCATATTATGCAAGACAAGACCCTAACACAAAGCTCGATGAAATCTACTCTACAACACTCCCTGAATCAGCTAAACCAAAGCCTGTTGCTGTTGTTCATGGTAAAGTTTTAGATGAAAAAAATATTCCTATTTATGATGCACCAATAAAATGGGAGAATTTATCAACAAATAAAGTTGTTGGTGAGATGAGAAGCAATCCTCAAGATGGAACCTATTTTATTGTTTTACCTCTTGGAAATAATTATGGTTGCTTTGCTGAAAAAGATGGATATTACCCAGTTTCATCAAACATAGATTTGAGTAAAACAAATGAATCTAAAGATATTGAATATAATTTTAAACTTTTAAAAATTATTGAAAATAGTCCAATTTTAATCAAAAATGTTTTTTTTGGATATGATAAGTACGAGCTTGAACCTGAGTCTTTTCCAGAACTAAATAGATTAGCTGAAATGTTAAAAAAGACTGATGAGAAAAT
Above is a window of Chlorobiota bacterium DNA encoding:
- a CDS encoding OmpA family protein; amino-acid sequence: MMLVPSLLVAQDEEDPILFQEATLRTKKEYDAYIVKNAPSENSFVAVGLIAGIYIKQKKWQSAVDIYLKYKPLFPNISDKFDDVISILYAKDEVINIERLPDEINIPGFRTYGPVPSADNKGLYFCSLNRPDGFGYEDIYYSQFANNKWQESKNLGGIINDDGFNYPSGISSDGNTLYMLNSGRNAVLNMETHKQRTVSWSNPNEIKEVYSDYWQCDLIVSSDGKTLFFASDRLGNIGDLHRKDTPYHGHIWGNIDIYVCTKKPDGTWSEPINLGKNINTHFAERSPFLHPDGKTFYFSSDGHAGLGRLDVFKCTRLNDTSWTDWSKPVNLGKEVNTSGDDWGYKISTTGDKAYYARQDPNTKLDEIYSTTLPESAKPKPVAVVHGKVLDEKNIPIYDAPIKWENLSTNKVVGEMRSNPQDGTYFIVLPLGNNYGCFAEKDGYYPVSSNIDLSKTNESKDIEYNFKLLKIIENSPILIKNVFFGYDKYELEPESFPELNRLAEMLKKTDEKIKIQIMGHTDNQGTDNYNFTLSKNRAEAVSNYLINKGCSPIRISAKGYGKSNPISNNETEEGKAQNRRVEFMLVK